In Tursiops truncatus isolate mTurTru1 chromosome 19, mTurTru1.mat.Y, whole genome shotgun sequence, a genomic segment contains:
- the LOC109548891 gene encoding uncharacterized protein isoform X1 gives MLENLSLIASLGCWSALGTEEATSEQCVSVKQVTQDRNPNPDLSILKTLTSDMGALVEKYVLYLAEHQGVHPGLKPSSSGACGKMFTSHLQQHQKQPSGEKHLRREENGALLVTSCKVFLPDNMFTCGEIEKAFLGSLGFPQHQPSHDGQHPGRSRESREVSHPGQGHYECSECGKAFSKKYKFTEHLRVHTGEKPYGCSECGKFFRLRGGLSHHRRVHTGEKPFDCGKCGKVFIYKCKLVQHQRVHTGERPYECNECGKAYARKDSLVQHQKVHTGEKPHKCSECGKLFLYRNKLLVHQRIHTGEKPFKCTECGKSFSYKTSLIIHQRTHTGERPHMCSECGKAYVNKKSLIVHQRIHNGEKVYGCKKCGNFFISSFALNKHQNVHTAQRRYECSECGKAFKRKIRLAEHQRIHTGERPYECNECGKAFKLKNTLVSHRNVHTRAKPFQCSECGKPYSNKTSLVVHQRIHTGVKPFQCNECGKPYSYRTSLIVHQRIHTGERPYECNSLYVAPSS, from the coding sequence TGGAGTGCATTAGGTACTGAGGAGGCCACTTCTGAACAATGTGTTTCTGTAAAACAAGTGACACAAGACAGGAATCCAAATCCAGACCTATCTATCCTGAAGACTCTTACTTCAGATATGGGTGCCCTGGTAGAGAAATATGTTTTGTACCTGGCTGAGCACCAAGGAGTGCATCCTGGGCTGAAACCGTCCTCTTCTGGGGCTTGTGGGAAAATGTTCACTTCTCACCTACAACAGCACCAGAAGCAGCCCAGTGGAGAGAAACACCTCAGAAGGGAAGAGAATGGGGCCTTGCTTGTGACGAGCTGCAAAGTCTTTTTACCCGACAATATGTTCACATGCGGAGAGATTGAGAAGGCTTTCTTAGGCAGCTTGGGCTTTCCCCAGCACCAGCCCTCCCACGATGGACAGCATCCAGGAAGAAGCAGGGAGAGCAGGGAGGTCTCTCACCCTGGACAAGGGCATTACGAGTGCAGCGAATGTGGCAAAGCCTTCAGTAAAAAGTATAAATTCACGGAGCACCtgagagttcacactggagaaaaacctTATGGGTGCAGCGAGTGCGGCAAATTCTTCAGACTCAGGGGAGGTCTTTCTCATCATCGTAGAGTTCACACAGGAGAAAAGCCTTTTGATTGTGGTAAATGTGGGAAAGTCTTCATCTACAAATGTAAACTTGTTCAGCACCAAAGAGTCCACACTGGAGAAAGACCCTATGagtgtaatgaatgtgggaaagcctatGCCCGCAAGGATTCACTTGTCCAGCACCAAAAggtccacactggagagaaacctcataaatgcagtgaatgtgggaagcTCTTCCTTTACAGAAATAAACTTCTTGTGCACCAGAGGATCCATACTGGAGAAAAGCCTTTTAAGTGTACCGAATGTGGGAAGTCCTTCAGTTATAAAACCAGTCTTATTATCCACCAGAGAAcccacactggagaaaggcctcaTATGTGCAGTGAGTGTGGGAAAGCCTATGTCAACAAAAAAAGTCTTATTGTACACCAGAGAATTCACAATGGAGAAAAAGTTTATGGGTGTAAGAAATGTGGGAATTTCTTTATAAGCAGCTTTGCCCTTAATAAACACCAGAATGTTCACACTGCACAAAGGCgttatgagtgcagtgaatgtgggaaagctttcaaGAGGAAAATCAGACTAGCTGAGCACcagagaatccacactggagaaaGACCCTATGagtgtaatgaatgtgggaaagccttcaagCTGAAGAATACACTTGTTAGCCACCGAAATGTCCACACTAGAGCAAAGCCTTTtcagtgcagtgaatgtgggaagcCCTACAGTAACAAAACAAGTCTTGTTGTCCACCAGAGAATCCACACGGGAGTAAAGCCTTTTCAGTGCAATGAATGTGGGAAGCCTTACAGTTACAGAACAAGTCTTATTGTCCACcagagaatccacactggagaaaggccttatgagtgtaATTCTTTGTATGTAGCTCCAAGCtcataa